One genomic segment of Desulfocapsa sulfexigens DSM 10523 includes these proteins:
- a CDS encoding TonB-dependent receptor plug domain-containing protein, with translation MVMFKAVSSLERRKSTAAVFSLYLLLSATPSFARISEDFGEADELLLFQDMTLVVSASRQKQPENLLSVPVSVVTADDLHYGGQSSIEETLRYAPGVDVVRMDRNRYGIGIHGLEGMFSDRTMTLVDGMPADSPAFGGPEFSSLPIMVEDIERIEIVRGSGGAAWGANALSGVINIITKDPETVPGLFLSSTVSQFGDGSSQVRYADVSGKWQWLLSAGYEDLNSSSDVLDLSVNEGGDDFKRRTLARGELIYTTESELEITFGAGMTGTDQGAFETAGISDAGANELITANGYLKAEKVFSSTMEGYFRWAGRYQDMDRPSYGAAEYQVLENDFEAQINMTGLASHSIAFGGNFRNTDISTLPLVPNVFTLAEEDVSERWFGLFASDRYQYSKQLFFEAQLRGDYFSEGETDWSGRLSSIYGIDSLMDHVVRISAAKSYRQPVGFIRNAIFYNDPRKEDYDFQFSVDPDMQSEQAWSLEGGYHWNIKDTIKFKTDLYYMWYKDLIGGRAEYGVNTQGLPTYHLYVDNTGDAEGYGVEIELDYESGPLQWSIWYAFNEFETEFWHQSIRSFLPARNKVGINLRWKIDSNWTFNGQYAYSDPVDEDVSDYSIESSNHLDLTISRGFMEKKGELMFGVMDLLKKEYDPVVGLDQTSSHPIPGRMFFCRLQFVF, from the coding sequence ATGGTTATGTTTAAGGCGGTTTCTTCTTTAGAACGAAGAAAAAGTACAGCTGCTGTCTTCTCGTTGTATCTTCTTTTGTCAGCTACTCCATCCTTTGCCCGGATTTCTGAGGATTTTGGTGAGGCCGATGAACTACTGCTGTTTCAGGACATGACTTTGGTCGTCTCTGCTTCCAGACAAAAACAACCCGAGAATCTACTTTCTGTCCCAGTAAGTGTGGTTACAGCTGATGATTTGCATTATGGCGGTCAGAGCTCCATCGAGGAAACACTTCGATATGCTCCCGGGGTTGATGTTGTCAGGATGGATAGAAACCGTTATGGAATCGGTATTCACGGATTAGAGGGAATGTTTTCCGACAGAACGATGACCCTTGTTGACGGCATGCCGGCTGACAGCCCTGCATTTGGCGGCCCCGAATTCAGTTCTCTTCCGATAATGGTAGAAGATATTGAGAGGATAGAGATTGTTCGTGGTTCAGGTGGTGCTGCCTGGGGTGCGAATGCATTGTCCGGTGTTATTAATATTATCACTAAAGATCCGGAGACGGTACCCGGACTCTTTCTTTCATCAACTGTGAGTCAGTTTGGTGACGGTTCGTCCCAGGTACGTTATGCCGATGTTTCAGGAAAATGGCAATGGCTGTTATCTGCCGGCTATGAAGATTTGAACTCTTCTTCAGATGTGCTTGATTTGAGTGTGAATGAAGGTGGTGATGATTTTAAGCGCCGTACACTTGCAAGGGGTGAGTTGATTTATACAACAGAATCGGAACTGGAAATCACCTTTGGTGCAGGTATGACCGGTACTGATCAGGGAGCATTTGAGACAGCTGGTATATCGGATGCAGGCGCCAATGAGCTGATTACTGCAAACGGATATCTTAAGGCGGAAAAAGTGTTTAGCTCCACCATGGAAGGATATTTTCGCTGGGCTGGGCGTTATCAGGATATGGATCGTCCTTCTTACGGGGCGGCGGAATATCAGGTGCTTGAAAATGATTTTGAAGCTCAGATAAACATGACAGGCCTGGCGTCTCATTCTATCGCCTTTGGCGGAAATTTCAGAAACACCGACATTTCAACCCTCCCTCTGGTGCCAAATGTGTTCACCCTGGCTGAAGAGGACGTATCTGAGCGCTGGTTTGGCCTTTTTGCCTCTGACAGATACCAATATTCAAAACAGCTCTTTTTTGAAGCCCAGTTACGTGGCGATTATTTCTCCGAAGGCGAGACAGACTGGTCAGGGAGGCTTTCTTCCATATATGGTATCGATTCATTAATGGATCATGTTGTACGAATCAGTGCCGCAAAATCTTACAGGCAGCCGGTGGGATTTATCCGCAATGCAATTTTTTATAATGATCCCCGAAAAGAGGACTATGATTTTCAGTTCTCGGTAGATCCTGACATGCAATCCGAGCAGGCCTGGTCGCTTGAAGGCGGATACCATTGGAATATTAAAGATACTATTAAATTTAAAACAGATCTGTACTATATGTGGTATAAAGACCTTATTGGTGGTCGAGCCGAATATGGTGTGAATACCCAAGGATTACCAACATATCACCTGTATGTAGATAATACAGGGGATGCGGAAGGTTACGGCGTGGAAATCGAGCTTGACTATGAATCTGGGCCACTGCAGTGGAGTATCTGGTACGCCTTCAATGAATTTGAGACGGAATTTTGGCATCAATCCATTCGCTCGTTTTTACCCGCCAGAAACAAAGTTGGAATCAATCTGCGCTGGAAAATAGATTCAAATTGGACCTTTAATGGGCAATACGCCTATTCTGATCCTGTGGATGAGGATGTTTCAGATTATTCAATTGAATCCTCGAATCATCTCGACCTGACAATTTCCAGAGGATTTATGGAAAAAAAAGGGGAACTGATGTTTGGTGTGATGGATCTTTTGAAAAAAGAATATGATCCAGTTGTCGGTTTGGATCAAACCAGCAGCCATCCCATTCCCGGCAGAATGTTTTTCTGTCGTCTGCAGTTTGTTTTTTGA